Proteins encoded within one genomic window of Lysinibacillus sphaericus:
- a CDS encoding MerR family transcriptional regulator, with protein sequence MQKDMTIQEFSNRTGIAKSTLRFYESKNLLLPVERRENGYRVYAQHQIATVKLITTLRIADVPLQDIQHYLQENDEIARQTMMKNWIHSIKKKRDLIDVSLRFLESDSIQEDIYLIDKQDEKIIWFIEQSTTGKFGEHFAKRANKLKQNNIRIKSYYVNYLSGQDLIKVQIGFGVTADSMLNGLKGVDFIEHMPACICLALPFKEHPTKIKGGYHKLLQYAFHHSWVPTRSIIEWYRGEDFTQLDLLLPVIQLERNEK encoded by the coding sequence TTGCAAAAGGATATGACGATTCAAGAATTTTCAAATAGAACTGGAATTGCAAAAAGCACGTTACGTTTTTATGAATCGAAAAATTTATTATTGCCAGTAGAACGAAGAGAGAATGGCTATCGTGTATATGCGCAGCATCAAATTGCCACAGTCAAATTAATTACCACTTTGCGAATTGCAGATGTCCCTCTACAAGATATTCAACATTATTTACAGGAAAATGATGAAATAGCTCGTCAAACCATGATGAAAAATTGGATTCATTCTATTAAGAAAAAACGTGATCTAATAGATGTTAGTTTACGTTTTTTAGAAAGTGATTCAATTCAAGAAGATATTTATCTTATCGATAAACAAGATGAAAAAATTATTTGGTTCATTGAGCAATCGACAACAGGGAAGTTTGGAGAGCATTTTGCAAAAAGAGCGAATAAATTAAAGCAGAACAATATACGCATTAAAAGTTATTATGTAAACTACTTATCAGGACAAGATTTGATAAAAGTACAAATCGGTTTTGGAGTGACAGCAGATTCCATGCTAAATGGATTAAAGGGTGTTGATTTTATCGAACATATGCCTGCCTGTATTTGTTTAGCATTACCATTTAAAGAACATCCTACAAAAATCAAAGGCGGTTATCACAAATTATTACAATATGCTTTTCATCATAGCTGGGTGCCTACCCGCTCAATTATCGAGTGGTACCGAGGAGAGGATTTTACGCAATTAGACTTATTATTGCCCGTCATCCAATTGGAGAGAAATGAAAAGTGA
- a CDS encoding NAD(P)H-dependent oxidoreductase: MNTLVIYTYPNHQSLNYAFLQQVLKGCNENPYITELQVLDLYEEKFDPILHFHEHKRRRDMYREPNLEKYREQLTWADQIVFIYPIWWGRPPAMLLGYIDQLFASNFAYRDKKGLFPEGLLKGKSVVCVSTMKGPTNYPLFWLNNAHKVLMRKALFNFVGIKKVKFFEFGNMESKKGGQQKKLEKVYQYFRQCQSPKQF; encoded by the coding sequence ATGAACACGTTAGTCATTTATACGTATCCAAATCATCAAAGTTTGAATTATGCTTTTTTACAGCAAGTCCTTAAAGGTTGTAATGAAAATCCGTACATAACCGAATTACAAGTGTTAGATTTATATGAGGAAAAATTTGATCCAATTTTACATTTTCACGAACATAAACGAAGACGTGATATGTATCGCGAGCCTAACTTAGAGAAATATAGAGAACAACTTACATGGGCAGATCAGATTGTTTTTATCTATCCGATTTGGTGGGGAAGACCGCCTGCAATGCTTTTAGGATATATCGATCAACTATTTGCATCTAATTTTGCTTATAGAGATAAAAAAGGCTTGTTTCCAGAAGGACTTTTAAAAGGGAAGTCGGTCGTCTGTGTGTCTACAATGAAAGGCCCGACAAATTATCCACTCTTTTGGTTGAATAATGCGCATAAAGTGTTAATGCGAAAAGCATTGTTTAATTTTGTAGGAATTAAAAAGGTGAAGTTTTTTGAATTTGGCAATATGGAAAGTAAAAAGGGAGGGCAACAAAAAAAGTTAGAAAAAGTCTATCAGTATTTTAGGCAGTGCCAGTCACCCAAACAATTCTGA
- a CDS encoding MarR family winged helix-turn-helix transcriptional regulator — protein sequence MDKNALFNQFVTFTAAVHQVTSDLTQNINTDAITPVQYKILEYLKVSQPVTITEISECHHMSLPNTSRELKKLQEKNLIEKISDIADRRKFFVRLSADGEQMMHEAFARIEERFQQLIQHVPEEDLEEIKHALDILQQKVFKQP from the coding sequence TTGGACAAGAATGCATTATTCAATCAATTTGTTACGTTTACCGCAGCCGTCCACCAAGTAACAAGTGACTTAACACAAAACATTAATACGGATGCTATTACGCCTGTTCAATACAAAATTTTAGAGTATTTAAAAGTAAGCCAACCTGTTACGATTACCGAAATTAGTGAATGTCATCATATGTCGTTACCCAATACAAGTCGCGAGCTCAAGAAACTTCAAGAAAAAAATTTAATTGAAAAAATAAGTGATATAGCGGATCGTCGTAAATTTTTTGTACGTCTATCAGCAGATGGTGAACAAATGATGCATGAAGCGTTTGCCCGTATCGAAGAACGCTTTCAACAGCTCATTCAACATGTTCCAGAAGAAGATTTAGAGGAAATCAAACACGCTTTGGATATTTTGCAACAGAAGGTTTTTAAACAACCTTAA